ACCGACGCGGTGGTCTTGTTTCTATAGTAGGTAGCTCTGGTAAAGTAGCTtggtttacaaatttaaatcgtGTTCCTACCGACATCGATTGCAATCTTATCGATATTGATAATAATGGAGAAAATGACTGTATAATTATTGGTGAAAATGGGTTAATGGAGGCTGTAAATCCAATTACAGGTACAGTTACGTGGCATTTACATTCGTCGACAAATGGATCTCTGTATTTTACGAGTGTCGATTTTCCATTAGTTTTGCCTGACATAGATAACGATGGAGTGTTTGATTTAGTTACATCTAGTTCCctaaataaaaagaatcataataatttaattctaataTCCGGTAAAACGGGAAATTTAATAGGAGAACCATTAACTGTTGCcgaatgtaaaacaattcatgaaaTTGCTATCGATAAAGATCGTTTACTATCGTATACATGTGAAAATATTACTTTCAAATTATCTGCTATTAGTTTGGAGCAATTGTATCGTAAAATAaccaaaaagaatttaatatctCCAAAAATTGATCCCTCCAAACAACATACAAATCAAAGAAATGTTTATTCAATCCACAATCGaaaattaatagttaaaaatgaagGTCAATGTCCTGGAAATTGTAACGTAACTGTTCAATTAATTGATTTACAATCGGGTAAAGAAAATCTAACATGGTCCCATACTGGTACGAATATGTATGGTATGGTGCCAGCGACATTAGTATTCAACGACACTGATGCAAATCGCGAAGCATTAAAAGGCCATATAAgcggatttattttaaaattttggcaatGGAATGAACcgggaaaatataaaaatgaaaaattatcggTTACAAATCATAGtcgtaaattgaataaaaacgttttagatgattttataatttcaaaacgcAATTCGTACAGCAGCTCGAATATTCGTACTAAACGAAatataccaaatttaaaaaagaataacagCAACATGTCCGTTTTGTTATTAACGGAACGAGTTGTGTTAATTACGTTTAATTCAACCGATTTACATATTGTGAATGCTAGTCAAAATGAAATTACACAATTATGTAAAAATCATCGAATTGTTGAATGTCAAccggatttaaattttcaagaaaattcagTACTGATTGCTGATTTAGATCAAGACGGTTCACAAGAGTTAATCAGTTATTTAAGTACATATGTGGTTGTAGATCATAATGATAAAGATTATAGTGAAACTACTGCAGATATTAAATGGGAATTACAATCAATTGTTAAAGTTGTTCGGCTTGAGGCTGAATTACCAAAATTATATGAGGCTGtttctaaatattaatatatttttagttgaatatatgcagatattttaatcaaactttGTAAATTCGTTAGGTctagaatttttataccatttttcgAATGTATAAGAAATGGGCTAGTcacgtttaaattatttattttattttattcactaatttattaatatttttaatcgtttgtaaaataatcgattttttgacGATGATTATACAAAGTGGTCAAAAGTCATAGATAAGAAAGGAtagatataaaatgaaattctaaattgaaaattccttggacattttttgatttaacgtATCTTCGAGAGAAGTCTTCCTAACTAtcgttttatgaatttaaaaaaaagtatcgtAAAAAGTAACTTCTCTACTAATGTTAGTAAGGAGTTGCCCATAAAGGACGCCACGCCTTAAGGGGGAGGGGGGCTTCGCAAAACGTGACCATTTGTGACAGTATCGGGGGTGGTTGTTGGAATGGAATTGTTTACAACGCAGATGCGaatgtttctaattttttattcttgtataATTTGTCTTGATGATGAgtgcaaattttatgtattttgaatttGCATCGTCACATGATGGGGAGGGGGGCTTCGCTGCTGTGACAATTTGTGACAAAGGTGTGGGGCTTAAAAATTGCCAGAAAAAGCATGAAGTCCTTTATGGGCAACccttaatattgaaatttgtattataagcaaatttatagtaaataaaatttactacaatttttcTCATCGAACCATTTTTTGGGCAAGTTGAATAtttgcagaaatatttttgttttaaaattttatttcctacaacttggtttattataaattgtagaaatattaatcgacaaattctgaaaatttaacactAAACTAACTATACAAGACGTATCTCGTTCCTTAATTTCATTATAGATCCACTCCTTTCTCAGTTTTGAGCCACTCTGTCTATGAATTATTACTTTAGTAAAAGCGggaaagaaaaatacaaaaattcaactGATGAATTGGGTTGTGAAGGAACAGTCATgcctaaaaatttataaatcttgAAACATGAAGAACTCACAAAATcagtttaattgttaaaaattttcatatggcATTAAGAGGTTATGAacctttattgtttttttgttggtgtaTTAAGACGAAAAAGTGCTCTAATTTTACAGAAACGAATTGAGAAggaaactttcatttttttgttgctGCTTTAATATAGatctattatataattttttgaaaattgatttaaaatgctgctcattttttcttaaaataaaaataaaatttttagttaactgTTGACGATAATTAGGGTTTATAAATAAGGTTCTAGCACTATTTAACGCAGTTCTAGCaacgataataaataataagcctGAGGCTATATGTACACCATAACGAGCCTCTAGCGTAAACCgtgtttagttttaaaaaaacctaaacCTTTTACTAATTCGATTCAACTGACTAAATTTGATAGTTGCCCATTTATGATGTATATCATAAATCGTGCATATATCCAGTATGATTGGATACACGATTGAGTACGAATAACTTTTGCCAAATTAATATCTCAACTACATCTTCCCTATGTATATTTCTGGAAACTTAAATCACTTTGTGTCAAAATACAATCAAATGTCTCAACAATCCTAAATTTTTGCTCTTACGGCTGGTCAAAATGATAAATTGGGTACGTTTACTTCCAATTACTTTGagttactaaattaaattttcctaaaatattgTGTTCTTTAAGGTTTAACTGGTGTGAATAAGTCTGATATAATTATCTCAttactatttatataatatttattaatggtAGAAGATTCGGTCGCAATAAATCGTCTTTGATAACACcaaagtcttaaatttttcaGTTCTAAAAACAAAGAACGAAATTATGAAGTATTATTTCTTTAAGAAAACgtcatttcaatttaaaatatttaatttttggtgttGTCAGCGAAGATCTACTACGGTCGGTTCTAGGACCAAAATTAGTCGCTTTTACATACTAAAgcttttatgtgttttctagtCAATGTTGTGTCacttttaaagaattatatatatacatacatttaataatatttgtttttataattataaggaaaaaaaaatgtattaaatttatctttgttaaataaaaaaatgtgatcAGTATTTACAAAACgaattatattatttccatacaaaatttatatattttcggtTTCTCActtcatgaaaaaattatataattacgtGTTTGGTTCGCATTCGTTCAAAATCTTTTCTTATGCAGAACGGTACCACGTATTagtgattatttttattgattatcacACTTTTGAAACTATGCATATATGAATTGGGCCAAATGTTTTGTTAGCCCACGGTCATTCTCCAGGACTTGCATGGAGGCTTCTGGCCTCGACGGGAGCCTATAGCGACATCTACTTAAAAAAGTGATGAGTTATCAGGGAGAAGGGCACAGAGTAATCCTTGATCTACAATACAGACTTCACATTCCAAAAACTTTGCTTAGCCGTTATGTTTATCTTGTAACATAAGTACCTATATTGTCGTCATAAATATTACttgaagtaaatttttctataattttttcaaatttttcttctttaattataagttttccatacaaagtttcaattttaatattttctactttcaaGCTATCTtgaattgaatcattttttatccccgaaccaaaaaaggggtgttataaatttgaccgctatacGTGTCTGTGTTTCTGTCTGTCTGCGTGTATATCTATGTCATCGTATCGCCTAAAGAGAttaaccgatttggattttttgtttcgtttgaaaggtaatttaatgggaagtgttcttagatacgttccaaatacgatttttaaggttccgtacccgaaaaaaatttatcggtggtttttaaaattttgtaaatctcaCTTGTAACattatagaataatatatatgtCATTTTGTCCGTGGTTATTTTCGAATTTGGAATTCATTTTTTCATCTGTCCGAATCTATTTATACTTCGTCATTCCGATGTCAAACCGTGTAAAagtaaatcataattattattcttcaattttatttttggtttttaaaaataaatatcagaaAAATTATCTAAAGGTAATCCatagacatatttttattttccgctaagttttaaaatatgacaAGAAAAGAAAAACCACAAACGAATAGTCGATAAATTggtaca
The Chrysoperla carnea chromosome 4, inChrCarn1.1, whole genome shotgun sequence genome window above contains:
- the LOC123298349 gene encoding protein FAM234A is translated as MTGGGNTAQGVYTPLPQTISDTESEEDIHTTIQITKLPANPHNHLNGGKETMRNYYPLDEGDNGFPNIHLQDDVPIIKDGGKTTNRMSPLRQFLFVSSILLCFLTIFIFVWVLPCDEDLTCPSVIRNEYTSNWEQTYHGIELKNVISVVSGVSGRSRNLVFLFRDDIRNIDQKNTDRRGGLVSIVGSSGKVAWFTNLNRVPTDIDCNLIDIDNNGENDCIIIGENGLMEAVNPITGTVTWHLHSSTNGSLYFTSVDFPLVLPDIDNDGVFDLVTSSSLNKKNHNNLILISGKTGNLIGEPLTVAECKTIHEIAIDKDRLLSYTCENITFKLSAISLEQLYRKITKKNLISPKIDPSKQHTNQRNVYSIHNRKLIVKNEGQCPGNCNVTVQLIDLQSGKENLTWSHTGTNMYGMVPATLVFNDTDANREALKGHISGFILKFWQWNEPGKYKNEKLSVTNHSRKLNKNVLDDFIISKRNSYSSSNIRTKRNIPNLKKNNSNMSVLLLTERVVLITFNSTDLHIVNASQNEITQLCKNHRIVECQPDLNFQENSVLIADLDQDGSQELISYLSTYVVVDHNDKDYSETTADIKWELQSIVKVVRLEAELPKLYEAVSKY